A DNA window from Daucus carota subsp. sativus chromosome 3, DH1 v3.0, whole genome shotgun sequence contains the following coding sequences:
- the LOC108215457 gene encoding 7-deoxyloganetic acid glucosyltransferase-like, with protein MGKDEAESPHVLIFPLPLQGPVNCMLKLAELLALNHLAVTFLNTDYIHNCLLKNTNIQSRFQNYPGFNFETVPDGLPEGHPRTGDKFIDIANGIEEVSKPLLKEMLTYGKLSFKSSKPVTCMIADGFFSFAVDVAKGAGIPLIYFDTISPCALWTFFCLPRLIELGEVPFKEEDYDRKVKGVLGCENFLRYRDLPSFFRTSDLNQRIVQLILQEVKEFPRSEGMILNTSEHIDGPIVSQLSTICPKTYSIGPLHVLHKSILLSAQKGSSQDNSSNSLWEDDKSCMTWLDAQPQKSVIYVSIGSLAVMTKDQLMELWHGIVNSGKRFLWPQRPGSIAGKDGDDAIPAELSDATKERGCIVSWVFQEEVLAHPAIGLFLTHSGWNSTLEGLVEGVPMICWPYFVDQQVNSRFVQEVWRVGIDMKDTCDRVTIEKAVREIMEDKKDEFESSASKMSKLARQSVSDQSGLAHCSFNRLVEDIRVMTQRTPAHE; from the exons ATGGGCAAGGATGAAGCAGAATCTCCCCATGTACTCATCTTCCCCTTGCCACTACAAGGACCTGTGAATTGCATGCTCAAACTCGCCGAGCTTTTGGCTCTTAACCACCTTGCTGTCACCTTCCTCAACACAGACTACATCCACAACTGCCTGCTCAAAAACACCAATATTCAGTCCCGGTTCCAAAATTATCCTGGATTTAACTTTGAAACCGTCCCGGATGGCCTGCCCGAAGGCCATCCGCGGACAGGTGATAAATTCATTGATATTGCTAATGGTATAGAGGAAGTATCGAAGCCACTTCTGAAAGAGATGTTGACTTATGGAAAGCTTAGTTTCAAGTCAAGCAAGCCAGTGACTTGCATGATAGCAGATGGATTCTTCAGTTTTGCTGTTGATGTAGCTAAGGGTGCTGGgattccacttatttatttcgACACGATCAGCCCTTGTGCTCTTTGGACATTTTTCTGTCTTCCAAGGCTCATTGAGCTGGGAGAGGTTCCTTTTAAAG AAGAGGATTATGACAGAAAGGTTAAGGGTGTGCTCGGATGTGAGAATTTTCTGAGGTACCGTGATCTGCCCAGCTTTTTCCGCACAAGTGACCTAAACCAACGTATAGTTCAACTTATTCTGCAGGAGGTTAAAGAATTCCCACGATCCGAAGGAATGATACTTAACACATCTGAACACATAGACGGGCCTATTGTTTCCCAACTAAGCACTATATGTCCAAAAACTTATTCCATAGGTCCTCTCCATGTGCTCCACAAGTCTATTTTACTTTCAGCTCAGAAAGGCTCATCACAAGACAATTCTTCTAATAGTCTATGGGAAGATGACAAGAGCTGCATGACCTGGCTAGACGCCCAGCCTCAAAAATCGGTGATTTATGTTAGCATTGGAAGTCTTGCAGTCATGACAAAAGACCAGCTTATGGAGTTGTGGCATGGCATAGTGAATAGTGGAAAGCGGTTTTTGTGGCCTCAACGACCTGGATCAATTGCTGGTAAAGATGGTGATGATGCAATCCCGGCTGAACTTTCTGATGCTACGAAGGAGAGGGGGTGTATAGTGAGTTGGGTATTTCAAGAGGAAGTTTTAGCACACCCTGCTATTGGATTATTTTTGACTCACAGTGGTTGGAACTCAACCTTGGAGGGTTTAGTAGAGGGAGTGCCAATGATTTGTTGGCCTTATTTCGTCGACCAACAAGTGAACAGCAGGTTTGTACAAGAAGTATGGAGGGTTGGAATCGATATGAAAGACACTTGTGACAGAGTTACAATTGAAAAGGCAGTGAGGGAAATTATGGAGGATAAGAAAGATGAATTTGAGAGTTCTGCTTCCAAGATGTCCAAACTTGCTAGGCAGAGTGTTTCTGACCAAAGTGGATTGGCCCATTGCAGTTTTAATCGCTTGGTTGAAGACATTAGGGTGATGACACAGAGGACACCAGCTCATGAGTAG